GGAATGTTAATCACCATTCAGTCTTTCACATACCTTATTTTCTCATACCATGCAATTAAATCAAAGTGTATTGTCTAAATAGGGTAATACTGAGAGCTGTACCCAGGTCAGCATCGATGAAGATCTGCTCAGCCCCTGTGACTCTAGCCATTGTCTCCAGGTCGCGGTAGTGCCAGCGGTTGCGCTCCACGTCGTTTTGTGGCACAAAGGGTTTGCGGATCTCTGTCAGCCTCACCACACCTACCAGGTCAACCTCGTCATCCACCTACAGAGCAGCGCCATGACAAAATCATCACCCATGACAACTTTGAGTCTTGAATTAGACAATgaatatgggggggggggcttacctGTCCCTTCATCCTGGTTTCTGGTTTGATCTTCTTCCTAGGAACATATCCTCGGTTTACAAGGATCGTGATCCTGTGAAATGTACACAAGAATGTCAACAGTGTAAGGAGACAATAATGTCTTAACATTTTGGAgctctcacatacatacacacacacatactggtagCAGCAATTgcaatgtgcgtgtgtgtgtctcttacccTAGGTCACTGCAGTAGAACGGGGTAACGACATTGGCTCCAGTATCTCCACTGGATGACAGCTGGCCTGCCTCCCCTTGCCTCTTTCTCTGGGTCGACAGGTGAGCGTGGTAAGATGTACATCTCCTGGGAGTGGTCATAGTGCCCACGCACCTTTACTCTCCTGTACTCCAGATTGTTCAACTCCAGAGGACTAGGAAGAAAAGCCATATAAACAAGAACATTACAAATACTTCCAGTCTGAACTAAAAAAAATCAAGACAACAATTATGTGTAATTATCTGTCTGATAACTTGTGTGCGCATGTGTTCCTCACTCAATAGGAAGAGGAATGGGTTCAACGGAGGTAAGACTTCTCAGTTCTGCAATCAACTTAATTTTCCATTCCCGACGTTTCACCTAAGTAGAAGAGTTGCTTTGGTCAGTATAATTTGTCATATCCATTCTAGAGGTACTGCCACTTGAACTACTGTTTAATGGAGCCATACCTGCCATGTCCCAAGACCAAATGTGGTAACAGGGATCAGAAGCAGGAGCCATTTGAGGAAGGAGTCCTCTCCCTTCGCTGCACTGGCAGCTGTGGAGCTTGACAGTCGACCAAAGTTGATACACTTGCCTGGAGTGTTTGGAAAGGTGTCGGAGTGTTTGGAAAGGTGTCAGAGCTATAACCATTACGAATCAACGTTATGAAATGGTAAGCTTCGGTCATTGAATCACATGGCTAGTTTGCTAGCTATGAATATATCTGAAACATTACCTTCTGCTTGTTTGAAGAGAGGCAGTCGTGGCAATAGAGTCCTCTTGAAATAAATTGCATGTGACTGAAAAAAGAAATGCATTCACCTACATCATTACATCAGCAGTCAAACTGTAGGTCACTGGAATTTatgcaacagcaagctagctaacgccAGTTAACGTTAGTTCTTAAGATATTCATACTTGAAATACAGTAGCTATGTACTGTAGCTATATCAACTTACGTTATTTTTGATCATCTTCAAGGTCTTAGCAGAACACGCGAACATAACTGTTAAACTGCCCATAGTTACTGAAAATATGGTAAACACACAGAGATAGTCAATTTGACGAGGCAACTGGCAAAATAAGTTACATGTCCTGTGTGCAGGAGGGATTGTGTTTGATGTAACTACATCCGGTCCAACCTGACTTCAATGTGACGCCCATTTCAGTCTCGTTCAGTCTCGTACACGTGCATTTGTAGCTAGCTAGTACTTTTAATACTGCCTGTCTTTGGTTGTCATTTTAACAGCAAATGTTGCAATTTTATTTTGATCATCATAAGTAAAGTTATTTATTCACCATTGGTTAAGGTATCAGAAAGATGACCTGCAACATCTCGCTCGTACTTTCTGTTTGAAGAGGGACTTTACATTAGCTAGTGGCTATTTATTGTTAGCAGATTCGTGGTTGTCGATTTTTTTGTTGTTCGAGAAATGGCAAGTCTTGCTTCAAAGGACTCATACCTTCAGAAATTGGCGAGTAAAGTATGTGCTCAACAGCAAGAACCAAGGAATAGGCCATTTGGTAAATGTTTTCAGGTTCTATCTATTAGCTAGCTGCATGTTTTCATTTGTGACAATTGTTTTTGAATAAATTTTAATTGTTGCTGATGTTATTCAATGAATCTCTAGCACCACTGACTTAAAAATAAACACCCCTCCAATGTATAGGCATTTTCATCTGTACTTATACAACCTAACATGTTGTCTCTCTTCATGACGGAAGTCCCTTTTCAAGGTGGACGTGTGGCTGGCCCTCCAAAGAAGAGGAACAAAACCAATCACAAACAGATAAGTGTAAACAGCAATGTAGCGAAACACCAGAAGTTACCTTTGAAGCCTAACAAGAAGCTTGCCATCACCCCAGCACAGAGAGCACCTGATGTAGTAGAACAGAAGATCTCAAAAGCTACAGTTCCAAATGGGGTGATGGTTGAGACTAAACAGAAGCCCAAAGGTAAAGTTATATATTGATGTTCAGTCCACAAATGATGCTCAACTTCCTAACATCTTCTGGTGATACTTACCTTTCctctttgttttttttttatctagGTCCAATATAAATGGTGTAATAGCCATGTCAGAGACATTATTGTACTCTTCACTGACTTTTGTTCTCACCCTGAAGGTGGAAAGCCGGGTACTAAATTCTCCACGGTAGATATTCTACGGCAGAGACTTCATGAGAAGATTGAGGAGTCTCGTGGGCAGGTATGTGTTAGGTTATCTAAGGGGTTGTTCAGTGTCTACATGCGGTAAAATGTCTCATTACCGATCCACAGTTGACTGTCATGACTTGGCAATGCACATTCCTGTTGACATAGCCTACAACTAACCTTCCATTCCCTTTTCTTCCTGTAGGGAACCCCTAAGGACCCATCCTCTGAGGAGGTGCAGAAGAAGCGAGAGAAGAGAAAGCAGGAGAGGGAGCGCAAGAAGAGGAAGCGTAAAGAGTTCATCATTAAGAAGCTCGCTGAGAAAGCTGGCTTAGAGTATGAGCCTGAGATCAAAAGGGAAGAGGCCCCTCCTCCCACCGCACCAGCTGCGGGCAAGCGGGACGAGACAGCCATCGTCTTCAACAAGGTGGAGCTGGGCGATGGTGGGTTCTTGGACAAAGagcagaagaagaaggagaagaagaaccGGATAAAAGGCGGCCTGACACCGCTGGTGGGCAAGAACTACAAGCAGTTGCTGGGGCGCGTGGAGGCTCGCAAGGCTAAGCTGGAGGAGCTGCGGGAGAAGGATGAGGGCAAGGCCAAGGTacaggaggagaagatgaagtGGACCAATGTGCTGTACAAGGCAGAGGGTCTGAAGATCAAGGATGACGAGAACCTGCTGAGGGCCTCGCTCAAGAGGAAAGAGAAGATGCGCTCGCAGCGGAAGAAGAAGTGGACGGAGCGCAGCGAGACGGTGGTGGAGAAGATGCAAAGGAGACAGGACAAGAGACGCAGGAACATCCAGAAGAACAACAAGGGCAAAGTGGAGAAGAAAAAGGACCGTGCCAGGAAGAGGGGCCGCGTGCTGCCTGAAGACCTGAAGAAGGCTCAGGTGTAGGTGGATGGGGAGGAGGGTCAAGCTGAGGGTTGTGGAAAATGGACTGATTAATTGATGAACATGTCTTTTTGATTGAGCTCTACTGCTTTTTTGTGGTATGGTGCTTTGTCTAGTGTCCACATAATATTCATAATGCTTTGGACTTATGTTAAAAGCCACTGGACAAGGCAAAGACCCAATAAAGGGTTTCTCAAGGTTTGAATAACCAGAGCTCTTTGTCAAATCAATGCTTGCTTTTTTACTTTTTATTCTGTTGGTCGCAATGGTTGACACATGCCATGGATGTCCTGTATTGAAAGTGTAAGCTTCAGTTTAAAATACCTAACTTCATCTGATTTCTCTATATTGAATGTCAATGTTTTGCTAAATGTAATTGAACTTATTATTATTAACTTAAGAAATATGCCCATATTAACTACCCTGTACTTCTTTGTTTGAAAGCGACACACAAATAGCATTGGAAACACGTAATTGCCATATGTGGTGCACACTGACTCTTATAGATTGATTGAGTGATTCATAGGCCTATTAATGGGTGTTTATGTAAACAAATGAAACACTAAGGTAGCAACTGGTGGTTAATTATTTATTAAATTATTTAATTGGCGCGTGCACTATTCATCCGCTGGTGTAGAACCGGTGAAATAAACCAACCTAAAACTAAAGGCACAAGCTACAATTTATATATTAAGCCCCGCCTATACGGGAAGTTATAATCAAAACGGGGGGGGGGTCAAGGTTTACCCCAGCTGAAGGAGTGCAGTCGGCACACTAGCACAACATCAGCGAATTGACACGAACGTATAGCTCGAATTTGCAAACGTTGATTCTGTTACAAGGTCAGGTAATATTTTTGTTTTACTAGAATTTAGATAACTTTTATAAGGTAAATTGCCGACTTATAGCCTCCAGCGGAAAATGTCAAACTGAACTAGTCAAATATTATTTTGTGTTAACCAGTTTTATTGTGGCTAATGTGGCTGTGAATAGTTGGAAAGGAAACATTTTCGAACTTGATCATAAGGTATGGGGATCTACCGATATGACTAAGTAACcattttttacatacatttacatttaagtcatttagcagacgctcttatccagagcgacttacaaattggtgcattcaccttatgacatccacatGTTCTCtttgtgctttcaagacaacaggGAACTCTGTAAAACAACGTCAAATCAtggcgtcagtgatcttcagattGGCGCTCtaaaacagtggttcccaaccagggtTACTTGGATCCCTGGTGTTACTTGGCCTATCCACGGGGGTTATTTGAGATGAGAACATAAACCAACTGTTAAAATGCACATGAAAGTGTACTTCGGGCAGAGCTAagttcagttggtggtacagtaaatGAAAAGGGTTGGGAACCACTCTGGAAAGAGGCCGGAGTTcccaacttggaattccgagCTGGATGACTGACCATTCAAATTATTTTCCCCAGTCAGCTATTTTTTTCCTCCTGAGTTCTCAGTTCTCTTGAAAGCAGCAAACAATATAGCTTCAAAATGTTGGCATGTCAGACTGTCAATCATTGCAGCCATAGATATGTCAATTAATTTGAGTGGTTTCCCCAGCCCTATGCCTCAGGTGACTAAACAAAGTGTCCAGGGTCAGGCTATTGAAATGGCCGCTTGTGGCTATTCAAGTATATTTTATAAGGAGTTGTATCCTCTAAAGAGCAATGTGAAATCATCTACATATTTCAATTGACTATTTAAAAGTAAATGAACATTTATTTCATTTCAGTTAATCATGGCACGCCAGCTACATGCTCGCAGAATCGAGGGAATTGACAAAAATACATGGTAATTTTACAGAAATGGCTCATATGTGCGTGCAACATTTTTACATCATACATTGTTGTTTATCAATTGTTCTGTATTGACAGGGTTGAATTTACACAGCTGGCTGCTGACTACAAGGTGGTGAATCTAGGCCAGGGCTTTCCTGACTTCTCCCCACCAAGCTACATCCAAGAGGCCCTCTGCAAAGCAGTCAACGGAGGATGTTCAATGCATCAGTACACACATGCTTTCGTGAGAAAAACACaatagtgtctgtgtgtgccacACACTTGATTTTACCTCAGCACATTTGTGGTTGATGTTTTATACCTTTTTTcaagacatttttattttttatttcacctttatttaaccaggtaagctagttgaaaacaagttgtcatttacaactgcgacctggccaagttaaagcaaagcagtgcgacagaaacgaCAACGCagggttacacatggaataaacaagtgtacagtcaataacaaaatagaaaaaaatgaaatctatatgtgtgcaaatggcatgaggaggtaaggcaataaataggccatagtagcaaagtgatccaagatggtgtagcagtaactcgtcctgtcatttacatttaagtcatttagcagacgctcttatccagagcgacttacaaattggtgcattcaccttatgacatccagtggaacagtcactttacaatagtgcatctaaatcttaaaggggggggtgagagggattacttatcctatcctaggtattccttaaagaggtggggtttcaggtgtctccggaaggtggtgattgactccgctgtcctggcgtcgtgagggagtttgttccaccattggggggagCCAGACTGGGCAGCGAACAGTTAGGTAGGGGCCCTTGTtcgggtgtagggcctgatcagagcctgaggattcaggagggaggagggattcaggaggggaggagaaggtggcaaactTGAGCTTCCCAGACGGGCTATGAGGTTAGGCAGGCAGATGCTTGGTAATTTAGCGTGGATAGAAAGTGGCTTTGTgtgagcagcagagacagaaccTACAGGAGGAAAATGTTGTCCAGAGCCAGGTTCTTaggctctgggaggaggacaaaggatgccaggtccgcagtccttccccgggaggaagagcagcttttcctccatttccgcatccacactgatatgtctgccatgCAGAgatgccctgttctgtgagctctgCAAGCAATGAgtcatgtgaggttatgacagagccacggagcgggaggggcctagaacagagccggggacaccagtggtgagagctggaggatagggggacatagagagtcaaaggatgcagagagggagagaggaggaaggttgaggaggcagaatcagggagataggttggagaaggtttgaatgacggaggaagagatgataggatggaagaggagagagtagttcggggagagagagaagggaaggttggacaaacctgactgatttggatcaagagggatagcgggagagctggccaaggacggcacgtctgagttttgagagaaaagaaagaagggatactgagCGATACCatcaactctcgctctcttgaagactgaggggcagtgtgggaggtgttggatgaggtAAGCGAGAGGGGAAAagaaggatacaaggtagtggtcggagacttggaggggagttgcaatgaggttagtggaagaacagcatctagtaaagatgaggtcggatgtgtattgcctgccttgtgagagggaggggggggtagggggaggtgagggaggggatgaggtcaaagagcttcctagggttagaggcagatggaaAGGAGGCAGAGCAGAGAAAGAGTCAAGGGTAGGATGCGGTGGGGAGGTTAAAGCTCGCCATCGAGAACTGTGAGGATAGGGGACATGAGAGTCaaagaactgtgagaggtgagccctcaggaaaggagcttatcaaggcatcaagctcattgatgaactctccgagggaacctggagggcgataaatgataaggatgttaagcttgaaagggctggtaactgtgacagcatggaattcaaaggaagcgatagacagatgggtaaggggagaaagagagaatgaccacttgggagagatgaggatcccggtgccaccaccccgctgaccagaagctctcggggtgtgcgagaacacgtgggcggacgaagagagagcagtaggagtagcagtgttgtctgtggtgatccatgtttccgtcagtgccaagaagtcgagggactggagggaggcataggctgagatgaactctgccttgttgaccgcagatcggcagttccagaggctaccggagacctggaactccacggccacgcggtgtggagcgtttgtgtggtctgtgcagagaggagagaacagggataaacagacacatagttgacaggctacagaagaggctacgctaatgcaaaggagattggaatgacaagtggactacacgtctcgaatgttcagaaagttaagctacgtagcaagaatcttaatgactaaaatgattaaaatgataaagtactgctgaagtaggctagctggcagtgggtgcgttgttgacactacactaatcaagtcgttccgttgagtgtaatagtttctgcagtgctgctattcgggggctagctggctagctagtagtgttgtttacgttgcgttaaaagaacgacaatagctggctagctaacctagaaaatcgctctagactacacagttatctttgatacaaagactgctatgtagctagctatgtagctagctacgatcaaacaaatcaaaccgttgtactgtaatgaaatgaaatgaaaatgtgatactacctgtgattgcgaccgggttgtgagtctattcggtagatgttggctagctgtcggctagctgttggctagctgttggctagctagcagagtctcctacgttaaggacgacaaatagctggctagctaacctcggtaaattaagaaaatcactctaagactacacactctaaacctaaacaacacaattatcttggatacgaagatacgaagacagcaaagacagctatgtagctagctaacactacactaatcaagtcttGCCTGTGTCTTGCACTACACTAagtggtgcttgcctacagagctgtgaggggaacggcacctcagtacctccatgctctgatcaggccctacacccaaataagggcactgcgttcatccacctctggcctgctcgcctccctaccactgaggaagtacagttcccgctcagcccagtcaaaactgttcgctgctctggctccccaatggtggaacaaactccctcacgacgccaggacagcggagtcaatcaccaccttccggagacacctgaaaccccacctctttaaggaatacctaggataggataaagtaatccttctcacccccccccttaaaatatgtagatgcactattgtaaagtggctgttccactggatgtcataaggtgaatgcaccaatttgtaagtcgctctggataagagcgtctgctaaatgacttaaatgtaatgtaaatgtaaatgtaagtcgtCTGTGTAAATAtagtctctttttcgttttagatatttttttcttcgcatatctttaaaaacattttgcttaacttaagcttccaaatactcttcttcaacccgccaatgtagctacttttcctaaagtagttatatttactttgaaaccgaaaccggaacccttcaactgaagctagccagctatgctagcggtcttcagctaacctttagctcggaaagctctcgtcagttcgaacaacgcgactctagccagagcataacggacctatttatttttttatgcccggattcccaccacaaacggaacattcttcagctggatcttcacaactagctatcgagctacacagcaaccctggttgattactcctggctagcggttccacccacgtagcttgaagctagcccggccagagctcctagcatactcctgggcttctatacccggatccacgaccggtctatcgatgtcaccgcatgaagaggaataaacagactcaccccatcgcaacgtcctccaaaggctaactctctagccctcgctatctccttgcttgctaactcggcatgctaactgctagcttgtttagcccaagtccgctaactactaccttgtttaccccggcctgctaatctgttagcttgttagcacaggcctgctaaccgtctgcatcgccgcgtcccaaaaacgcagtggcccatatgtactttctatctcttcccgatttaaTTTTTTTtggtttataccttccggaaacctgcctcacccaatgtgatacggaatcgctattatctttatttttagaacacactcaagaacctccagaagctaaccagccagctatctacaagctatttagctaccggctagctagctacaagctacttagtcattgttagttttcttaacctggataacactcgccagcccagccccctgccccatccaccgctgcccctggactctgatcacttggctacatagctgatgcacgctggactgtccattaatcacggtactccattctgcttgtttgttttatctgtcggcccgttgcctagtcaatgccattttacctgctgttgttatgctagctgattagctgttgtctcacccactgttttagctagctttcccaattcaacacctgtgattactgtatgcctcgctgtatgtctctctcaaatgtcaatatgccttgtatactgttgctcaggttagttatcattgttttagttcactatggagcccctagtcccactcctcatacccctgatacctcctttgtcccacctccaacatatgcggtgacctcacccattacaaccagcatgtccagagataaaacctctctcatcatcacccagtgcctgggcttacctccgccatacccgcaccccaccatacctctgtctgcgcattatgccctgaatatattctaccttgcccagaaacctgctcctctaattctctgtccccaacgctctaggcgaccagttttgatagcccttagccgcaccctcatactactccttctctgttccgcgggtgatgtggaggtaaacccaggacctgcatgtccccaggcaccctcatttgttgacttctgtgatcgaaaaagccttggtttcatgcatgtcaacatcagaagcctcctccctaagtttgttttactcactgctttagcacactgctaaccctgatgtccttgctgtgtctgaatcctggctcaggaagggcaccaaaaattcagagatttccatacccaactctaacatcttccgtcaagatagaactgctaaagggggaggagttagcctgcaaagtaatgtcatactttccaggtccatacccaaacagttcgaactactaattctgaaaattactctctccagaaataagtctctcactgttgccgcctgctaccgaccccccccccccccccccccctcagctcccagctgtgccctggacaccatttgtgaattgattgccccccatctagcttcagagtttgttctgctaggtgacctaaactgggatatgcttaacaccccggcagtcctacaatctaagctagatgccctcaatctcacacaaatcatcaaagaacccaccaggtacaaccctaactctgtaagcaagggcaccctcatagacgtcatcctgaccaactggccctccaaatacacctccgctgtcttcaaccaggatctcagcgaccactgcctcattgcctgtatccgccacggtgccgcagtcaaacgaccacccctcatcactgtcaaacgctccctaaaacacttctgtgagcaggcctttctaatcgacctggcccaggtatcctggaaggacattgacctcatcccgtcagttgaggatgcctggtcattctttaagagtaacttcatcaccattttagataagcatgctctgttcaaaaaatgcagaactaagaacagatacagcccttggttcactccagacctgactgccctcgaccagcacaaaaacatcctgtggcggactgcaatggCATGGAACagtccccgcaatatgcaactgttcagggaagtcaggaaccaatacacgcagtcagtcaggaaagctaaggccagcttcttcaggcagaagtttgcattctgtagctccaactccaaaagttctgggacactgtgaagtccatggagaaatagagcaccttctcccagctgcccactgcactgaggctagggaacacggtcaccaccgacaaatccatgattatcgaaaacttcaacaagcatttctcaacggctggccatgccttccgcctggctactcctacctcggccaacagctccggcccccccgcagctcctcgcccaagcctctccaggttctcctttagccaaatccagatagcagatgttctgaaagagctgcaaaacctggacctgtataaatcagctgggcttgacaatctggaccctctatttctgaaactatccgccgccattgtcgcaacccctattaccagcctgttcaacctctcttttcatatcgtctgagatccccaaggactggaaagctgccgcagtcgtccccctcttcaaagggggagacaccctggacccaaactgttacagacctatatccatcctgccctgcctatctaaggtcttcgaaagccaagtcaacaaacaggtcattgaccatctcgaatcccaccgtaccttctccgctatgcaatctggtttccgagccggtcacgggtgcacctcagccacactcaaggtactaaacgacatcataaccgccatcgataaaagacagtactgtgcagccgtcttcatcgaccttgccaaggctttcgactctgttaatcaccatattcttatcggcagactcggtagcctcggtttttcggatgactgccttgcctggttcacaaattactttgcagacagagttcagtgtgtcaaatcggagggcatgttgtccggtcctctggcagtctctatgggggtgccacagggttcaattctcgggccgactcttctctgtatatatcaatgatgttgctcttgctgcgggtgattccctgatccacctctacgcagacgacaccattgtctacactttcggcccgtcattggacactgctatctaacgtccaatcgagcttcaatgccatacaacactccttccgtggcctccaactcctcttaaacgctagtaaaaccaaatgcatgcttttcaaccgatcgctgcctccacccgcatgcccgactagcatcaccacactggatggttccgaccttgaatatgtggacacctataagtacctaggtgtctggctagactgcaaactctccttccagacccatatcaaacatctccaatcgaaaatcaaatcaagaatcggctttctattccgcaacaaagcctccttcactcacgctgccaagcttaccctagtaaaactgactatcctaccgatcctcgacttcggcgacgtcatctacgaaattgcctccaacactctactcagcaaactggatgcagtctatcacagtgccatccgttttgtcactaaagcaccttatactacccaccactgcgacttgtatgctctagtcggctggccctcgctacatattcgtcgccagacccactggctccaggtcatctacaaggccatgctaggcaaagctccgccttatctcagctcactggtcacgatggcaacacccatccgtagcacgcgctccaacaggtgtatctcattgatcatccctaaagccaacacctcattcggccacctttcgttccagtactctgctgcctgtgac
The sequence above is drawn from the Oncorhynchus gorbuscha isolate QuinsamMale2020 ecotype Even-year linkage group LG11, OgorEven_v1.0, whole genome shotgun sequence genome and encodes:
- the LOC123989360 gene encoding LOW QUALITY PROTEIN: surfeit locus protein 1 (The sequence of the model RefSeq protein was modified relative to this genomic sequence to represent the inferred CDS: deleted 1 base in 1 codon) — encoded protein: MGSLTVMFACSAKTLKMIKNNSHAIYFKRTLLPRLPLFKQAEGKCINFGRLSSSTAASAAKGEDSFLKWLLLLIPVTTFGLGTWQVKRREWKIKLIAELRSLTSVEPIPLPIDPLELNNLEYRRVKVRGHYDHSQEMYILPRSPVDPEKEAREAGQLSSSGDTGANVVTPFYCSDLGITILVNRGYVPRKKIKPETRMKGQVDDEVDLVGVVRLTEIRKPFVPQNDVERNRWHYRDLETMARVTGAEQIFIDADLASTIPGGPIGGQTRVTLRNEHMQYIMTWYGLCAATSYMWYAKFIKRIV
- the surf6 gene encoding surfeit locus protein 6, with the translated sequence MASLASKDSYLQKLASKVCAQQQEPRNRPFVPFQGGRVAGPPKKRNKTNHKQISVNSNVAKHQKLPLKPNKKLAITPAQRAPDVVEQKISKATVPNGVMVETKQKPKGGKPGTKFSTVDILRQRLHEKIEESRGQGTPKDPSSEEVQKKREKRKQERERKKRKRKEFIIKKLAEKAGLEYEPEIKREEAPPPTAPAAGKRDETAIVFNKVELGDGGFLDKEQKKKEKKNRIKGGLTPLVGKNYKQLLGRVEARKAKLEELREKDEGKAKVQEEKMKWTNVLYKAEGLKIKDDENLLRASLKRKEKMRSQRKKKWTERSETVVEKMQRRQDKRRRNIQKNNKGKVEKKKDRARKRGRVLPEDLKKAQV